The DNA window CTGCTCAGCGTCGCGCTGCATTTTGCGTTTAACAGCCTGCTGTCCGGTCCACCCGGCCTGTGGCCGTTGCTGGCGCTGATGGCTGTGGTCGCCCTGATGATCGGGCTGGCCAGCCGCTACTACCTCAGCTTTGAGGCCCATGCCCGCGAACATGGGCCCTCACCGTATTTTCTGGAAACCCAGGGCCGGCGCAAGTCAGGCTGAGGACCTACAGGGCCGGATGTTCCGTGTGACCGGTCACCCAGTGCTCGCCGTCGTCGTCGGCCTCGTGCTTCCACACTGGAATCTGCACCTTGAGGTATTCGATCAGAAAATCGCAGGCTTCCAGCGCGGCCCGGCGGTGGGGACTGGCCACGCCGATCAGGATGCTGGCCTCTCCCGGTGCAAGGCGTCCAGTGCGGTGCTGAATCCAGACGCGCAACTCGCCGTGCTTCTCACGCGCCGCGTTTGCCGCCTCCTGCATAACCTTGTGGGCCATTGGGGCGTAGCCCTCGTAATCGATGTGCTCGACTGCTTTCCCTTGATTGGGACTGCGCACGGTGCCGACAAAGTACGCCTGTGCGCCGCATTCGGGGCGGACCAGAAAAGCGTCGGCTTCTGACAGCAGCAACGGCTGGTCCGTCATTTCGCAGTGGGTGACGGGATCGCCTTCGCCGCCAGCCACTGGGGGCAGAAAGGCCACCTCGTCCCCTTCATTCAGGGCCCGGTCCGGCGTGGCGTAAGTCTCGTTGACCGCCACCATGCAGCCTTTCAGGCTCAGCCCATGCTGCGCTTCGACCAGGGCAGCCACCGCGCGGACATCGGCCCCATCCGGCACGTCCAGCGTCAGCTGCTCAGCTCCAATTTCCCGCCGCAGATGGGCAAAAAACACCACGTTCAAGCGCATGGGCGCAGGCTAGCACGCGGCTCAGCGGTGTATTGGGCCGATCGTA is part of the Deinococcus radiopugnans ATCC 19172 genome and encodes:
- the moaD gene encoding molybdopterin converting factor subunit 1, with amino-acid sequence MRLNVVFFAHLRREIGAEQLTLDVPDGADVRAVAALVEAQHGLSLKGCMVAVNETYATPDRALNEGDEVAFLPPVAGGEGDPVTHCEMTDQPLLLSEADAFLVRPECGAQAYFVGTVRSPNQGKAVEHIDYEGYAPMAHKVMQEAANAAREKHGELRVWIQHRTGRLAPGEASILIGVASPHRRAALEACDFLIEYLKVQIPVWKHEADDDGEHWVTGHTEHPAL